From the Streptococcus oralis ATCC 35037 genome, one window contains:
- a CDS encoding TRZ/ATZ family protein, whose amino-acid sequence MKVYQHVNIVTCDKDFHVYLDGVLAVKDSQIVYVGQEEPEILEQAEQIIDYQGAWIMPGLVNCHTHSAMTGLRGIRDDSNLHEWLNDYIWPAEAGFTPDMTTKAVKEALTEMLQSGTTTFNDMYNPNGVDIEQIYQAVKASKMRCYFSPTLFSSEAETTAETISRTRSIIEEILGYENPNFKVMVAPHSPYSCSRDLLEASLDMAKELDIAIHIHVAETKEESGIILKRYGKRPLAFLEELGYLDHPSVFAHGVELNEREIERLATSHVAIAHNPISNLKLPSGIAPIIQLQKAGVAVGIATDSVASNNNLDMFEEGRTAALLQKMKSGDASQFPIETALKALTIEGAKVLGMEKQIGSLEVGKQADFLVIQPQGKIHLQPQKNMLSHLVYAVKSSDVEDVYIAGEQVVKQGKVLTVEI is encoded by the coding sequence ATGAAAGTCTATCAGCATGTAAATATCGTGACTTGTGACAAAGATTTCCATGTTTATTTGGATGGTGTCTTAGCCGTTAAGGACTCTCAAATCGTTTATGTCGGCCAAGAGGAGCCAGAGATTTTAGAGCAAGCTGAGCAGATTATAGACTATCAGGGAGCCTGGATCATGCCTGGTTTGGTTAATTGCCACACCCATTCTGCTATGACAGGTTTGCGAGGGATCCGGGATGATAGCAATCTCCATGAATGGCTCAATGATTATATTTGGCCAGCAGAAGCAGGATTTACTCCCGATATGACTACCAAGGCGGTCAAAGAGGCTCTGACGGAGATGCTCCAGTCAGGGACAACAACCTTCAACGATATGTATAATCCCAATGGTGTGGATATTGAGCAAATTTATCAGGCAGTTAAGGCCTCTAAGATGCGTTGTTATTTCTCACCGACCCTCTTTTCTTCAGAGGCAGAAACAACTGCTGAGACTATAAGCAGAACAAGATCCATTATAGAAGAAATCTTAGGATATGAAAATCCAAATTTCAAGGTTATGGTAGCTCCACATTCTCCCTACAGTTGTAGTAGAGACTTGCTGGAAGCGAGCTTAGATATGGCAAAAGAGCTGGACATTGCCATACATATCCATGTAGCGGAGACCAAGGAGGAGTCAGGAATTATCCTCAAACGCTATGGCAAACGTCCCCTCGCCTTTCTAGAAGAACTGGGTTATTTAGATCATCCGTCTGTCTTTGCTCATGGGGTCGAGCTAAACGAGCGAGAAATTGAACGCTTGGCAACTTCTCATGTGGCCATCGCCCATAATCCTATCAGTAACCTCAAACTGCCCTCAGGGATTGCTCCAATCATCCAACTCCAAAAAGCAGGAGTAGCAGTCGGAATTGCGACAGACTCGGTTGCTTCCAATAACAATCTAGATATGTTTGAGGAAGGACGGACTGCAGCCCTTCTTCAAAAGATGAAAAGTGGAGATGCCAGCCAATTTCCTATCGAGACAGCCCTTAAGGCATTGACGATCGAAGGAGCTAAGGTTCTAGGAATGGAAAAGCAGATAGGAAGCCTAGAAGTTGGCAAGCAAGCGGATTTTCTGGTCATTCAACCACAAGGAAAAATCCATCTTCAACCTCAGAAAAATATGCTCTCTCATCTGGTTTATGCTGTCAAATCCAGTGATGTTGAAGATGTTTATATCGCTGGAGAACAGGTGGTTAAGCAAGGCAAAGTTTTGACAGTAGAGATTTAA
- a CDS encoding ABC transporter ATP-binding protein produces MKRQTANQTLKRLAIDLANHPFLLFLAFLGTIAQVALSIYLPILIGQVIDQVLVTGSSPVFWQIFIQMILVVIGNTLVQWAKPLLYNRLIFSYTRDLRERIIHKLHRLPIAFVDRQGSGEMVSRVTTDIEQLAAGLTMIFNQFFIGVLMILVSILAMLQIHLLMTLLVLLLTPLSMVISRFIAKKSYHLFQKQTETRGIQTQLIEESLSQQTIIQSFNAQTEFTQRLHVANANYAGYSQSAIFYSSTVNPSTRFVNALIYALLAGVGAYRIMMGSTLTIGRLVTFLNYVQQYTKPFNDISSVLAELQSALACAERVYAVLESPEVAETGKEVLTSDQVKGAISFKHVSFGYNPERILIKDLSIDIPAGSKVAIVGPTGAGKSTLINLLMRFYPINSGDILLDGRSIYDYTRASLRQQFGMVLQETWLKQGTIHDNIAFGNPDASREQVIAAAKAANADFFIQQLPQGYDTKLENAGESLSVGQAQLLTIARVFLAIPKILILDEATSSIDTRTEVLVQDAFAKLMKGRTSFIIAHRLSTIQDADLILVLVDGDIVEHGNHHDLMARKGKYYQMQKAAAFSSE; encoded by the coding sequence ATGAAACGACAAACCGCAAACCAGACGCTCAAACGTTTGGCCATAGATTTAGCAAACCATCCTTTCCTCCTTTTCCTTGCCTTTCTAGGAACTATTGCCCAAGTTGCTTTATCGATCTACCTACCTATCTTGATTGGGCAGGTCATTGACCAGGTCCTCGTAACTGGTTCTTCACCAGTTTTTTGGCAGATTTTCATCCAGATGATCTTGGTGGTCATAGGAAATACACTGGTACAATGGGCCAAACCTCTTCTTTATAATCGTCTAATCTTCTCTTATACCAGAGACTTGCGGGAGCGAATCATTCATAAGCTCCATCGGTTACCGATTGCTTTTGTGGATCGGCAGGGCAGTGGAGAGATGGTTAGTCGTGTGACCACAGACATAGAACAGCTGGCAGCCGGCTTAACCATGATTTTCAATCAATTTTTCATTGGTGTTTTGATGATTTTGGTTAGTATTCTAGCCATGCTCCAAATTCATCTCCTCATGACCCTCTTGGTCTTGCTGTTGACGCCCCTGTCCATGGTAATTTCACGCTTTATTGCCAAGAAATCTTATCACCTCTTCCAGAAGCAAACGGAGACGAGAGGAATTCAGACTCAGTTGATTGAAGAGTCTCTTAGCCAGCAAACTATTATCCAGTCCTTCAATGCTCAAACAGAGTTTACCCAAAGACTGCATGTGGCTAATGCCAACTATGCAGGCTATTCTCAGTCAGCCATCTTTTATTCATCAACGGTTAATCCTTCAACTCGCTTTGTCAACGCACTCATTTATGCTCTTCTAGCTGGAGTAGGAGCTTATCGTATCATGATGGGTTCAACCTTGACCATTGGGCGTTTAGTAACTTTTTTGAATTACGTCCAACAGTATACCAAGCCCTTTAACGATATTTCTTCAGTGCTAGCTGAGTTGCAAAGTGCTCTCGCTTGCGCAGAGCGCGTCTATGCTGTCTTAGAAAGTCCAGAGGTGGCTGAAACAGGTAAGGAAGTCTTGACCAGTGACCAAGTCAAGGGAGCTATTTCCTTTAAGCATGTTTCTTTTGGATATAATCCTGAAAGGATCTTGATTAAGGACTTATCCATCGATATCCCAGCTGGTAGCAAGGTAGCCATCGTTGGTCCGACAGGTGCTGGTAAGTCAACTCTTATCAATCTCCTCATGCGTTTTTATCCTATTAACTCGGGAGATATCTTGCTAGACGGTCGTTCCATTTACGACTATACCCGAGCGTCATTGAGACAGCAGTTTGGCATGGTGCTCCAAGAAACCTGGCTCAAGCAAGGGACCATTCATGACAATATTGCCTTTGGAAATCCTGATGCCAGCCGGGAGCAGGTGATTGCTGCTGCAAAGGCAGCCAATGCAGACTTTTTCATCCAACAGTTGCCACAGGGATACGATACCAAGTTGGAAAATGCAGGAGAATCTCTCTCTGTCGGTCAAGCCCAGCTCTTGACCATCGCCCGAGTCTTTCTAGCTATTCCAAAGATTCTTATCTTAGACGAGGCGACTTCCTCCATCGATACACGGACAGAGGTGCTAGTACAGGATGCCTTTGCCAAACTCATGAAAGGGCGCACAAGCTTTATTATTGCTCACCGTTTGTCAACCATTCAGGATGCGGATTTGATTCTTGTCTTGGTAGATGGTGACATTGTGGAGCATGGTAACCATCATGATCTCATGGCTAGAAAGGGCAAGTATTACCAAATGCAAAAAGCTGCGGCTTTTAGCTCTGAATAA
- a CDS encoding ABC transporter ATP-binding protein, which yields MKHLLSYFKPYIKESILAPLFKLLEAVFELLVPMVIAGIVDQSLPQRDQGHLWMQIGLLLIFAVIGVLVALVAQFYSAKAAVGFAKELTDDLYRHILSLPKDSRDRLTTSSLVTRLTSDTYQIQTGINQFLRLFLRAPIIVFGAIFMAYRISAELTFWFLVMVVILTIVIVGLSRLVNPLYSSLRKKTDQLVQETRQQLQGMRVIRAFGQEKRELKIFQTLNQVYARLQEKTGFWSSLLTPLTYLIVNGTLLVIIWQGYISIQGGLLSQGALIALINYLLQILVELVKLAMLINSLNQSYISAKRIEEVFAEAPEDIHSELEQKQATGDRVLKVQELTFTYPDAAQASLRDISFNMTQGQLLGIIGGTGSGKSSLVQVLLGLYPVDKGSIDLYRNGRSPLNLEQWRSWIAYVPQKVELFKGTIRSNLTLGFNREVSDQELWQALEIAQAKDFVSEKEGLLDALVEGGGRNFSGGQKQRLSIARAVLRQAPFLILDDATSALDTITESKLLKAIRENLPNTSLILISQRTSTLQMADQILLLEKGELLAVGKHEELMKTSQVYREINASQHGKED from the coding sequence ATGAAACACTTACTATCTTACTTCAAACCCTACATCAAGGAATCGATTTTGGCACCCTTGTTCAAGTTACTAGAAGCTGTTTTTGAGCTCCTGGTTCCCATGGTGATTGCAGGGATTGTTGACCAGTCCTTGCCCCAGAGAGATCAAGGACATCTTTGGATGCAGATTGGCCTGCTCCTTATCTTTGCAGTAATTGGTGTTTTAGTGGCCTTGGTAGCCCAGTTTTACTCAGCCAAGGCAGCGGTTGGTTTTGCCAAAGAACTGACAGACGACCTCTATCGTCATATTCTTTCTTTACCTAAGGACAGCAGAGACCGTCTGACAACTTCGAGCTTGGTGACTCGCTTGACTTCGGATACCTACCAGATTCAGACTGGGATCAATCAATTCCTGCGCCTCTTTTTGCGAGCGCCCATTATTGTTTTTGGGGCTATCTTTATGGCCTATCGCATTTCTGCTGAGCTGACTTTCTGGTTCTTAGTCATGGTTGTCATTTTGACGATTGTCATTGTCGGGCTCTCTCGATTGGTCAATCCTCTCTACAGTAGTCTTAGAAAGAAAACGGACCAGCTGGTTCAGGAAACGCGCCAGCAATTGCAAGGGATGCGAGTTATTCGTGCTTTTGGTCAGGAAAAACGAGAGTTAAAGATTTTTCAAACTCTTAACCAAGTTTATGCCAGATTGCAAGAAAAAACAGGCTTCTGGTCTAGTTTGTTAACACCTCTGACCTATCTGATTGTTAATGGAACTCTCCTTGTTATTATCTGGCAGGGCTATATTTCAATTCAAGGAGGTTTACTCAGTCAAGGTGCCCTGATTGCTCTTATCAACTACCTCTTGCAGATTTTGGTGGAATTGGTCAAATTAGCCATGCTGATCAATTCTCTCAATCAGTCCTATATCTCAGCTAAGCGAATCGAGGAAGTCTTTGCCGAAGCTCCAGAGGATATTCATTCAGAATTAGAACAAAAGCAAGCTACCGGTGATCGGGTTTTGAAAGTCCAAGAATTGACCTTTACCTATCCCGATGCGGCTCAAGCTTCTCTGAGAGACATTTCCTTTAATATGACTCAAGGGCAGCTCCTTGGTATCATCGGGGGAACTGGTTCAGGTAAATCAAGCTTGGTGCAAGTCTTACTTGGACTTTATCCAGTAGATAAGGGGAGCATTGACCTTTATCGAAATGGTCGTAGTCCTCTTAATCTTGAGCAGTGGCGGTCTTGGATTGCCTATGTACCTCAAAAAGTTGAACTCTTTAAAGGAACCATTCGTTCCAACTTGACATTGGGTTTCAATCGAGAAGTATCTGACCAGGAACTATGGCAGGCCTTGGAGATTGCGCAAGCTAAGGATTTTGTCAGTGAAAAGGAAGGACTTTTGGATGCCCTAGTTGAGGGAGGAGGGCGAAATTTCTCAGGCGGACAAAAACAAAGGCTATCTATTGCCCGAGCAGTCTTGCGACAAGCTCCATTTCTCATCCTAGATGATGCGACCTCGGCCCTGGACACCATCACTGAGTCCAAGCTCTTGAAAGCTATCCGAGAGAATTTACCTAACACGAGCTTAATCTTGATTTCTCAACGAACGTCTACACTTCAGATGGCTGACCAGATTCTCCTCTTGGAAAAAGGTGAGTTACTAGCTGTTGGCAAGCACGAGGAATTAATGAAGACTAGCCAAGTCTATCGCGAAATCAATGCATCCCAACATGGAAAGGAGGACTAG
- the msrB gene encoding peptide-methionine (R)-S-oxide reductase MsrB — protein sequence MAEIYLAGGCFWGLEEYFSRIAGVLATSVGYANGQVETTNYQLLKETDHAETVQVIYDEKAVSLREILLYYFRVIDPLSINQQGNDRGRQYRTGIYYQDETDLPAIYTVVQEQERMLGRKIAVEVEKLRHYILAEDYHQDYLKKNPSGYCHIDVTDAEKPLIDATNYEKPSQEVLKENLTEESYRVTQEAATEAPFSNAYDQTFEEGIYVDITTGEPLFFAKDKFASGCGWPSFSRPISKELIHYYKDLSHGMERIEVRSRSGNAHLGHVFTDGPQELGGLRYCINSASLRFVAKDEMEKAGYGYLLPYLNK from the coding sequence ATGGCAGAAATTTATCTAGCAGGTGGTTGTTTTTGGGGCCTAGAGGAGTATTTTTCCCGAATTGCTGGAGTGCTAGCAACCAGTGTCGGCTACGCTAATGGCCAAGTCGAAACGACCAATTACCAGTTGCTCAAGGAAACAGACCATGCAGAGACTGTTCAAGTGATTTATGATGAGAAAGCGGTGTCACTTAGAGAGATTTTGCTTTATTATTTCCGTGTCATTGATCCCTTGTCTATTAACCAACAAGGGAATGACCGTGGTCGCCAATATCGAACGGGAATCTATTATCAGGATGAAACAGACTTGCCAGCTATCTACACAGTGGTGCAGGAGCAGGAACGCATGCTTGGTCGAAAGATTGCAGTAGAGGTGGAGAAACTTCGCCACTACATTTTAGCAGAAGACTACCATCAAGACTATCTCAAGAAAAATCCTTCCGGTTATTGTCATATCGATGTGACCGATGCTGAGAAGCCATTGATTGACGCAACCAACTATGAAAAGCCTAGTCAAGAGGTGTTAAAGGAAAACTTAACTGAAGAGTCCTATCGTGTCACCCAAGAAGCTGCTACAGAGGCTCCATTTAGTAATGCTTATGACCAGACCTTCGAAGAAGGGATTTATGTAGATATCACGACTGGCGAGCCACTCTTTTTTGCCAAGGATAAGTTTGCTTCAGGTTGTGGTTGGCCAAGTTTTAGCCGTCCAATTTCCAAGGAATTGATTCATTATTACAAGGACTTGAGCCATGGGATGGAGCGAATCGAGGTTCGTTCTCGCTCAGGCAATGCTCACTTGGGTCATGTTTTCACAGATGGACCTCAGGAGTTAGGTGGCCTCCGTTACTGTATTAATTCTGCTTCCTTACGCTTTGTAGCCAAGGATGAGATGGAGAAAGCAGGATATGGCTATCTATTACCTTACTTAAACAAATAA
- the thrB gene encoding homoserine kinase: MKIIVPATSANIGPGFDSVGVAVTKYLQIEVCEERDEWLIEHQIGKWIPHDERNLLLKIALQIAPDLQPRRLKMTSDVPLARGLGSSSSVIVAGIELANQLGKLNLSNHDKLQLATKIEGHPDNVAPAIYGNLVIASSVEGHVSAIVADFPECDFLAYIPNYELRTRDSRGVLPKKLSYKEAVAASSIANVAVAALLAGDMVTAGQAIEGDLFHERYRQSLVREFAKIKQVAKENGAYATYLSGAGPTVMVLASHDKMPKIKAELQKQSFKGKLHDLKVDTQGVRVEAK, from the coding sequence ATGAAGATTATTGTACCTGCAACCAGTGCCAATATCGGGCCAGGTTTTGATTCGGTCGGTGTAGCTGTAACCAAGTATCTTCAAATTGAGGTTTGTGAAGAACGGGATGAGTGGTTGATTGAACACCAGATTGGCAAATGGATTCCCCATGACGAGCGTAATCTCTTGCTCAAGATTGCCTTGCAAATTGCGCCAGACTTGCAACCGAGACGCTTGAAAATGACCAGTGATGTTCCCTTGGCGCGTGGTTTGGGTTCTTCTAGCTCTGTTATCGTTGCTGGGATTGAACTAGCTAATCAACTGGGCAAGCTCAACTTATCTAACCACGACAAATTGCAGTTGGCGACTAAGATTGAAGGACATCCTGACAATGTAGCTCCAGCAATTTACGGTAATCTCGTTATTGCCAGTTCCGTTGAAGGTCACGTTTCAGCAATTGTGGCTGACTTCCCAGAGTGTGATTTTCTAGCTTATATTCCCAACTATGAATTGCGCACTCGAGACAGTCGAGGTGTCCTTCCTAAGAAATTGTCTTACAAGGAAGCTGTTGCGGCTAGTTCTATCGCCAATGTGGCTGTTGCAGCCTTGTTGGCAGGAGACATGGTGACTGCTGGCCAAGCAATTGAGGGAGACCTCTTCCACGAGCGTTATCGTCAAAGTCTGGTCCGTGAATTTGCAAAGATTAAGCAAGTGGCTAAAGAGAATGGAGCCTATGCGACCTATCTTTCTGGTGCTGGGCCAACAGTTATGGTTCTGGCTTCTCATGACAAGATGCCCAAGATTAAAGCTGAATTGCAAAAGCAGTCTTTCAAAGGCAAACTGCATGATTTGAAAGTTGATACCCAAGGTGTCCGTGTCGAAGCAAAATAA
- a CDS encoding homoserine dehydrogenase — translation MTVKIALLGFGTVASGVPFLLKENGEKIVQSAHSEIEVAKVLVKDEDEKNRLLAAGNDFNFVTNVDDILADKDVTIVVELMGRIEPAKTFITRALEAGKHVVTANKDLLAVHGTELLEIAKEHNVALYYEAAVAGGIPILRTLANSLASDKITRVLGVVNGTSNFMMTKMVEEGWSYDDALAEAQRLGFAESDPTNDVDGIDAAYKMVILSQFAFGMKVAFDDVAHKGIRNITPEDVAVAQDLGYVVKLVGSIEETPSGIAAEVTPTFLPKAHPLASVNGVMNAVFVESIGIGESMYYGPGAGQKPTATSVVADIVRIVRRLNDGTIGKDFNEYSRELVLANPEDIKANYYFSILAPDSKGQVLKLAEIFNAQDISFKQILQDGKEGDKARVVIITHKINKAQLENVSAELAKASEFDLLNTFKVLGE, via the coding sequence ATGACAGTTAAAATTGCTTTACTTGGATTTGGTACCGTTGCAAGTGGCGTGCCTTTCCTCCTAAAGGAAAATGGAGAAAAAATCGTTCAGTCAGCTCATTCGGAGATTGAAGTAGCTAAGGTATTGGTCAAGGATGAAGATGAAAAGAATCGCTTGCTTGCAGCAGGGAATGACTTTAACTTTGTGACCAATGTAGATGATATTTTAGCAGACAAAGATGTTACCATTGTAGTGGAATTGATGGGGCGTATCGAACCAGCTAAGACCTTTATCACTCGTGCCTTAGAAGCTGGGAAACACGTTGTTACTGCTAACAAGGACCTTTTGGCTGTCCATGGTACAGAATTGTTAGAAATCGCTAAAGAGCATAATGTAGCACTTTACTACGAAGCGGCAGTAGCTGGTGGGATTCCAATTCTTCGTACTTTGGCAAATTCGTTGGCTTCTGACAAAATCACACGCGTTCTTGGTGTCGTTAATGGAACTTCCAACTTCATGATGACCAAGATGGTGGAAGAAGGCTGGTCTTATGATGATGCTCTGGCCGAAGCTCAAAGACTTGGATTTGCAGAAAGTGACCCTACAAATGACGTGGATGGGATTGACGCAGCCTACAAGATGGTGATTTTGAGCCAGTTTGCTTTTGGTATGAAGGTTGCCTTTGACGATGTAGCCCACAAGGGAATCCGCAACATCACACCAGAAGACGTAGCTGTAGCCCAAGACCTTGGCTATGTAGTGAAATTGGTTGGTTCTATCGAGGAAACTCCTTCAGGTATTGCTGCAGAAGTGACTCCAACCTTCCTACCTAAAGCGCACCCGCTTGCTAGTGTGAATGGCGTGATGAATGCTGTCTTTGTAGAATCTATCGGTATCGGTGAATCGATGTACTACGGACCAGGTGCGGGTCAAAAACCAACTGCGACAAGTGTGGTAGCAGATATTGTCCGTATCGTTCGTCGCCTGAATGATGGTACCATTGGTAAAGACTTCAACGAATATAGCCGTGAATTGGTCTTGGCAAATCCAGAAGATATCAAAGCTAATTACTACTTCTCAATCTTGGCTCCAGACTCAAAAGGTCAGGTCTTGAAATTGGCTGAGATTTTCAACGCTCAAGATATTTCCTTCAAGCAAATCCTCCAAGATGGCAAAGAGGGTGACAAGGCGCGTGTAGTGATTATCACTCATAAGATTAATAAAGCGCAGCTTGAGAATGTTTCAGCTGAGTTGGCCAAAGCTTCAGAATTTGACCTCTTGAATACCTTTAAGGTGTTAGGAGAATAG